In a genomic window of Pangasianodon hypophthalmus isolate fPanHyp1 chromosome 1, fPanHyp1.pri, whole genome shotgun sequence:
- the slc6a16b gene encoding LOW QUALITY PROTEIN: solute carrier family 6 member 16b (The sequence of the model RefSeq protein was modified relative to this genomic sequence to represent the inferred CDS: inserted 1 base in 1 codon): protein MSEYLRYFRFRERLVTRERNYRQKNKDTLGVSDTQKMSSEKPEKPPLPENGVEVGQEAGPVAVPEAPLDSVRDGWDSKVEYFLAQVGFSVGLGNVWRFPYLCHQNGGGAFLLLYIVLMVVVGVPLFFLELAVGQSIRQGSIAXWRHISPKLVGIGYSSCVVCSFVALYYNVIIGWSIFYLFKSFQSPLPWENCPKEGNATVRECAASSPTSYFWFRKALDITDSIDETGEFNLIITGCLVLAWTIVCLAMFKGIKSSGKVMYFSSLFPYVVLLCFLIRGLTLTEQQRGLKYMFSPRLEIWGDIQVWRQAFTQVFFALGLGFGSIIAYSSYNQRNNNCHRDAITVSTINFLTSILASLVVFSVLGFRAKTFTKTCISQNLKLLSEAISSSVTPPPLLINISEAESISVEMYKRWYDVQGNQLNLTGYIISNCSLEDAMNKGVEGTGLAFIAFTEAMTLFPASPFWSALFFLMLLNLGLSTMFGTMEGILTPLSDTFSSLRNHKLLFTVCSCVLACVTGLLFTQRCGNYFVVMFDDYSATLPLIIVVVFQTISVAWVYGADRFLQDIRQMLGRPVCVLYKFLWKYVCLFAMLTLLAASLLNMCFKRPQYVSWNREMASEVKLMYPDWALAMLSLLIIIAVLPVPLGYAHSVLRQRSSQSALSAEAGYAPCSTTDTDSAPLNTQLNAELNPASSPLAEEGYRLLPQTGEEEGEESTRV from the exons ATGAGCGAGTATTTGCGCTACTTCCGGTTCCGTGAGCGC CTGGTGACCCGGGAGAGGAACTACAGGCAGAAGAACAAAGACACGCTGGGAGTCTCAGATACACAGAAG ATGAGCTCAGAAAAACCAGAAAAACCACCATTACCAGAAAATGGCGTGGAGGTGGGGCAGGAGGCGGGGCCTGTGGCAGTTCCTGAAGCCCCATTGGACAGCGTGCGTGATGGGTGGGATAGTAAAGTGGAGTATTTCCTGGCTCAGGTGGGATTCAGTGTTGGACTCGGAAACGTGTGGAGATTCCCCTACCTGTGTCACCAGAAcggaggag gagcaTTCCTGCTGCTCTACATtgtgttgatggtggtggtCGGTGTGCCGTTGTTTTTCCTCGAGCTGGCGGTGGGTCAGAGCATCAGACAGGGCAGCATCG TCTGGAGACACATCTCACCAAAACTTGTCGGGATTGGCTACTCCAGCTGTGTG gtgtGTTCCTTTGTGGCGCTGTATTATAACGTAATCATCGGCTGGAgtattttttatctctttaaatCGTTCCAGAGTCCGTTACCCTGGGAGAACTGTCCTAAAGAGGGGAACgccacag tacgtGAGTGTGCTGCGAGTTCTCCTACATCGTACTTCTGGTTCCGTAAAGCTCTGGATATTACGGACTCTATTGATGAGACAGGAGAGTTTAACCTGATCATCACCGGCTGTCTCGTTCTCGCCTGGACCATCGTCTGTCTCGCCATGTTCAAGGGCATCAAGTCTTCTGgcaag GTGATGTATTTCTCCTCCCTGTTCCCGTACGTGGTTCTGCTGTGTTTCCTGATTCGAGGTCTCACGCTGACGGAGCAGCAGAGGGGACTGAAGTACATGTTCAGTCCAAGG ttggAGATATGGGGTGATATACAGGTGTGGCGTCAGgcgttcactcaggtgttcTTTGCTCTGGGTTTGGGTTTTGGCTCCATCATAGCGTACTCCTCCTACAACCAGCGCAATAATAACTGTCACCGTGACGCCATCACCGTTTCCACCATCAACTTCCTCACCTCCATCCTCGCCTCGCTCGTCGTCTTCTCTGTGCTGGGCTTCAGGGCCAAGACCTTCACCAAGACCTGCATCTCACA gaaTCTGAAGCTGTTATCTGAAGCGATTTCGTCCTCTGTTACTCCACCCCCTCTTCTCATTAACATATCGGAGGCGGAGTCTATTTCCGTGGAGATGTATAAACGCTGGTACGACGTGCAGGGCAATCAGCTGAACCTCACCGGCTACATCATCAGCAACTGCAGCCTGGAGGACGCCATGAACAAA GGAGTGGAGGGCACGGGTCTGGCATTTATAGCCTTCACGGAGGCGATGACTCTGTTCCCCGCAAGTCCGTTCTGGTCAGCACTGTTCTTCCTCATGCTCCTCAACCTGGGACTGTCCACCATGTTCGGTACCATGGAGGGGATCCTCACCCCCCTGTCTGACACGTTCTCCTCACTGAGGAACCACAAACTCCTcttcacag tgtgtagctgtgtgctGGCGTGTGTGACTGGTCTGCTGTTCACTCAGCGCTGTGGGAATTACTTTGTGGTGATGTTTGATGATTACTCCGCCACACTGCCGCTCATCATCGTCGTCGTGTTCCAGACCATCAGCGTCGCCTGGGTGTATGGAGcggacag gttcCTGCAGGACATCAGGCAGATGCTGGGCCGGccagtgtgtgtactgtataagtTTCTGTGGAagtatgtgtgtctgtttgcCATGCTGACTCTGCTAGCAGCCAGTCTACTGAACATGTGTTTTAAACGACCACAATACGTCTCCTGGAACAGAGagatg gcaTCAGAGGTGAAATTGATGTATCCTGATTGGGCGTTGGCCATGCTCTCATTACTCATCATCATTGCAGTACTTCCTGTTCCTCTGGGTTACGCCCACTCCGTGTTACGGCAGCGTTCCAGTCAGTCAGCTCTCAGCGCTGAGGCAGGATACGCCCCCTGCAGCACCACGGACACTGACTCCGCCCCTCTGAACACACAGCTCAACGCCGAACTGAATCCTGCGTCTTCCCCATTGGCTGAGGAGGGCTACAGGCTCCTCCCACagacaggagaggaggaagggGAGGAGTCTACGAGAGTATGA